In Ananas comosus cultivar F153 linkage group 10, ASM154086v1, whole genome shotgun sequence, the following proteins share a genomic window:
- the LOC109716118 gene encoding leucine-rich repeat receptor-like kinase protein THICK TASSEL DWARF1 — protein MMAPSSSAPLLFLLLRILLILHLCLLSQQQQQQQQQQADEASSLHPVDAAALLDIRRSLRDLAGSDFFSTWDFSASSGPCASFAGVVCSPDDDSPPFLRVVVLTLGSGLADSPGLTGALPPSLGDLAGLRLLSLSGNLISGPVPPSLAGLPDLHTLDLGDNRLGGPIPAPLLLPSSPSLKVLILAGNGDLSGEIPPEFSASQLLHLDLSRNRLSGGIPQLPSTLRYLSLSANSMSGPLDAAFSGAAAPLLPDLSYLDLSSNAFAGPVPPALFALPSLSSLFLQRNNLSGQLDVPPPPQGAPPPPWAVVDLSHNALSGEVPGALAGAGSLYVNNNRLSGAVPEDVARSVFAGRMTTFYAQHNFLTAFPAPPLPVPDSVALCLSYNCMPLPTPATAAGCPASAGPLPSRPPYQCRTTAAGGDA, from the coding sequence ATGATGGCTCCGTCGTCTTCCGCCCcgctcctcttcctcctcctccgcattCTCCTCATCCTCCATCTCTGCTTACTCtcccagcagcagcagcagcagcagcagcagcaggcggACGAGGCGTCGTCTCTGCACCCGGTCGACGCAGCGGCGCTCTTGGATATTCGGCGCAGCCTCCGCGACCTCGCCGGCTCCGACTTCTTCTCGACGTGGGACTTCTCCGCCTCCTCCGGCCCCTGCGCGTCCTTCGCCGGCGTCGTCTGCTCCCCCGACGACGACTCCCCCCCGTTCCTCCGCGTCGTCGTGCTCACCCTGGGCAGCGGCCTCGCCGACTCGCCGGGCCTCACGGGCGCCCTCCCGCCCTCCCTCGGCGACCTCGCcggcctccgcctcctctccctctccggcaACCTCATCTCCGGGCCCGTCCCCCCCTCCCTCGCCGGCCTCCCCGACCTCCACACCCTGGATCTCGGCGACAACCGCCTGGGCGGGCCCATCCCGGCGCCCCTCCTCCTGCCGTCGTCGCCGAGCCTCAAGGTGCTCATCCTCGCCGGCAACGGGGATCTGTCGGGCGAGATCCCGCCCGAATTCTCCGCATCCCAGCTCCTTCACCTCGACCTCAGCCGCAACCGCCTCTCCGGAGGGATCCCGCAGCTCCCGTCCACGCTCCGctacctctccctctccgccaACTCCATGTCGGGCCCGCTCGACGCGGCCTTCTCCGGCGCGGCGGCGCCCCTCCTCCCGGACCTCTCCTACCTGGATCTCTCCTCCAACGCCTTCGCCGGGCCGGTGCCCCCGGCCCTCTTCGCCCTCCCCAGCctctcctccctcttcctccaGCGCAACAACCTCTCCGGCCAGCTCGACGTGCCCCCGCCGCCGCAgggggcgccgccgccgccgtgggcCGTGGTGGATTTGAGCCACAACGCGCTGTCGGGGGAGGTGCCCGGGGCGCTGGCCGGCGCGGGCAGCCTGTACGTGAACAACAACCGGCTGAGCGGGGCGGTGCCGGAGGACGTGGCGAGGAGCGTCTTCGCCGGGCGGATGACCACCTTCTACGCCCAGCACAACTTCCTCACCGCCTTCCCCGCGCCCCCCCTCCCCGTCCCGGACTCCGTCGCCCTCTGCCTCTCCTACAACTGCATGCCCCTCCCCACCCCGGCCACCGCCGCCGGCTGCCCCGCCAGCGCCGGGCCCCTCCCCTCCCGGCCCCCCTACCAGTGCCGCACCACCGCCGCCGGCGGCGACGCCTGA